From Bifidobacterium sp. ESL0790, one genomic window encodes:
- a CDS encoding YggT family protein, with amino-acid sequence MLLFIIKALLLWLIGLYMTVLFIRVIIDWVAYLLPRWRPNRVILAIFNVFYVLTDPPLRWLRRFIPIMRLGNGGIDFTPVVLWFVLAVVQVLIGFI; translated from the coding sequence ATGCTGCTTTTCATCATCAAAGCCCTGCTGCTCTGGCTCATCGGCCTCTATATGACGGTGCTGTTCATCCGTGTCATCATCGACTGGGTGGCCTACCTGTTGCCCCGTTGGCGCCCGAATCGTGTGATTTTGGCCATCTTCAACGTCTTCTATGTGCTCACCGATCCGCCGCTGCGCTGGTTGCGCCGGTTCATCCCCATCATGCGCCTGGGCAACGGTGGTATCGATTTCACTCCCGTGGTCCTGTGGTTCGTCTTGGCCGTGGTGCAGGTGCTCATCGGGTTTATCTAA
- the dnaE gene encoding DNA polymerase III subunit alpha → MAQSGNFVQLHNHTHYSLLDGASKIPDLVARAKELNMPAVGITDHGNMHGAYEMWSNAVSAGIKPIIGIEAYLTPETSRTDKSRVHWGTEAQRSDDVSGGGFITHMTLWAENDEGLVNLMKASSVANLEGRVGKWPRMDYDVLQTYHKGVIGTTGCPSGIVQTRLRLGQYKEALRAAHQLQDIFGKDNFYVELMDHNLEIEKRVSADLLKIAKDLGAPIIATNDSHYVHEADRGSQDAMLCINSGSHLDDPNRFKFDGSGYYIKSAEEMRALFKDLPEACDNTLEVAERCNVMFDDHEDGAFMPNFDCPEGWDETSLFLHDVQQGLEKRYDHNVPEDVRKQADYECGVICQMQFCGYFLVVSDYINWAKEHGVMVGPGRGSAAGSMVAYAMGITELDPLKHGLIFERFLNPERVSLPDIDIDFDPEGRQKVLDYVGDKYGHDKVAQCVIYGTIKTKQALKDSARIMGYEFSVGDKLVKALPPSKNGKDASLKDMFDPNSKKYAEAREFRELYDADPDAKRITDQAKGIEGLIRQTGVHACATIMSATPITDTSPLLERTDGTVTTTFEYHTCETLGLVKNDFLGLSNLTVIRDTLKNIEINGKEPIDYTKIPLDDKETYQLLTRGDTLGVFQLDGDGMRALLKSLKPDNFNDISALIALYRPGPMDMDSHNNYAKRKNGLQPITPINDEVAEALAPVLDETYGLIVYQEQVQSAARILAGYSLGRADVLRRAMGKKKPEVLAKEQGPFFEGMKEHGYSEKAAQDVWDILVPFSGYAFNKAHSAAYGMISYWTAYLKTHYPVEFMAALLQAERNNKDKTALYLGEARRMGIKVLPPDVNESRLEYAPVGDIIRFGLGAIRNVGDKAVQDIITERESKRGKFVSFMDFIRRVSLEALNKRSVESLIKAGAFDSIDPNRRALFQIHETAIDSVLSLKRKQAEGQFDLFSDLDGDDDGQGEDAMGDAQVNVPDIEDWDKKTRLNFEREMLGLYVSDHPLSGMTAVLSGLRDMSIAHLINSAKDIDERAQITIAGLITNVDRRVSKRGNPWAIVTIEDMESSIQCLFFGKAYTRCAEDMAIDEVVQIRGQIEERDETVSMRANDMVVPTLEAEDERPLVLTLPQIALDRRHVMQLGRVLTSHPGYCEVRLAIMDGKGNAQVLTFGDRFRVKRDASLFGEIKTLFGPSCLPAA, encoded by the coding sequence ATGGCTCAATCGGGAAATTTCGTGCAATTGCATAACCACACGCACTATTCGCTTTTGGACGGCGCCTCCAAGATTCCCGACCTGGTCGCGCGCGCCAAAGAGCTCAACATGCCGGCCGTCGGCATCACCGACCACGGCAACATGCACGGCGCCTACGAGATGTGGAGCAACGCCGTGAGCGCCGGAATCAAGCCGATCATCGGCATCGAGGCCTACCTCACCCCGGAGACCTCCCGCACCGACAAATCGCGTGTGCACTGGGGCACCGAGGCCCAGCGCAGCGACGACGTCTCCGGCGGCGGCTTCATCACCCACATGACCCTCTGGGCCGAGAACGACGAGGGTTTGGTCAACCTGATGAAGGCCTCTTCCGTGGCCAACCTCGAAGGCCGCGTCGGCAAGTGGCCGCGTATGGACTACGACGTGCTGCAGACCTACCACAAAGGCGTCATCGGCACCACCGGATGCCCGTCCGGCATCGTCCAGACCAGGCTGCGCCTGGGCCAATACAAGGAGGCCCTGCGCGCCGCCCACCAGCTGCAGGACATCTTCGGCAAAGACAACTTCTACGTCGAGCTGATGGACCACAACCTCGAGATCGAGAAGCGCGTCTCCGCCGACCTGCTCAAGATCGCCAAGGACCTGGGCGCTCCCATCATCGCCACCAACGATTCCCACTACGTCCACGAAGCCGACCGCGGCTCGCAGGACGCGATGCTTTGCATCAACTCCGGCTCCCACCTGGACGACCCGAACCGCTTCAAGTTCGACGGCTCCGGCTATTACATCAAGTCGGCCGAGGAGATGCGCGCCCTCTTCAAGGACCTGCCCGAGGCCTGCGACAACACCCTCGAGGTGGCCGAACGCTGCAACGTGATGTTCGACGACCACGAGGACGGCGCGTTCATGCCCAACTTCGACTGTCCCGAGGGCTGGGACGAGACCTCGCTCTTTTTGCACGACGTGCAGCAGGGCCTCGAGAAACGCTACGACCACAACGTGCCCGAGGACGTGCGCAAGCAGGCCGACTACGAGTGCGGCGTGATCTGCCAGATGCAGTTCTGCGGCTACTTCCTGGTCGTCTCCGACTACATCAACTGGGCCAAGGAGCACGGCGTGATGGTGGGCCCCGGGCGTGGCTCGGCGGCAGGCTCCATGGTGGCCTACGCCATGGGCATCACCGAGCTCGACCCGCTGAAGCACGGCCTGATCTTCGAGCGATTCCTCAACCCCGAGCGCGTCTCGCTGCCTGATATCGATATCGATTTCGACCCCGAGGGCCGCCAGAAGGTGCTGGACTACGTCGGCGACAAATACGGGCACGACAAGGTGGCCCAGTGCGTCATCTACGGCACCATCAAGACCAAGCAGGCCCTGAAGGACTCCGCGCGCATCATGGGCTACGAGTTTTCCGTGGGCGACAAGCTCGTCAAGGCGCTGCCGCCGAGCAAGAACGGCAAGGACGCCAGCCTCAAGGACATGTTCGACCCGAACTCCAAGAAGTACGCCGAGGCGCGCGAGTTCCGCGAGCTCTACGACGCCGATCCCGACGCCAAGCGCATCACCGACCAGGCCAAGGGCATCGAGGGCCTGATCCGCCAGACCGGTGTGCACGCCTGCGCCACCATCATGTCGGCCACGCCGATCACCGACACCTCGCCGCTGCTGGAACGCACCGACGGCACGGTGACCACGACCTTCGAATATCATACCTGCGAGACGCTCGGCCTGGTGAAGAACGACTTCCTCGGCCTCTCCAACTTGACCGTCATCCGCGACACCCTGAAGAACATCGAGATCAACGGCAAGGAGCCAATCGACTACACCAAGATCCCGCTGGACGACAAGGAGACCTACCAGCTGCTGACCCGGGGCGACACCCTCGGCGTCTTCCAGCTCGATGGCGACGGCATGCGCGCGCTGCTCAAAAGCCTCAAACCCGATAACTTCAACGATATCTCCGCGTTGATCGCGCTCTACCGCCCGGGCCCGATGGATATGGACTCGCACAACAACTACGCCAAGCGCAAGAACGGTCTGCAGCCCATCACCCCGATCAACGACGAGGTGGCCGAGGCGCTCGCCCCGGTGCTCGACGAGACCTACGGCCTGATCGTCTACCAGGAGCAGGTGCAGTCCGCGGCGCGAATCCTGGCCGGCTACTCGCTGGGCCGAGCGGACGTGCTGCGCCGAGCCATGGGCAAGAAGAAGCCCGAGGTGCTGGCCAAGGAGCAGGGGCCGTTCTTCGAGGGCATGAAGGAGCACGGCTACTCCGAGAAGGCCGCGCAGGACGTCTGGGACATCCTCGTGCCCTTCTCCGGCTACGCGTTCAATAAGGCGCATTCCGCCGCCTACGGCATGATCTCCTATTGGACCGCCTACCTGAAGACCCACTATCCGGTCGAGTTCATGGCCGCCCTGCTGCAGGCCGAACGCAACAACAAGGACAAGACCGCGCTCTATCTGGGCGAGGCGAGGCGCATGGGCATCAAGGTGCTGCCGCCGGACGTCAACGAGTCGCGCCTGGAGTACGCCCCTGTGGGCGACATCATCCGTTTCGGCCTCGGCGCCATCCGCAACGTGGGCGACAAGGCGGTGCAGGACATCATCACCGAGCGCGAGAGCAAGCGCGGCAAGTTTGTCAGCTTCATGGACTTCATCCGGCGTGTCTCGCTCGAGGCGCTCAACAAGCGCTCCGTGGAATCACTGATCAAGGCCGGCGCCTTCGACTCGATCGACCCCAACCGCCGCGCCCTCTTCCAGATCCACGAGACCGCCATCGACTCGGTGCTGAGCCTCAAGCGCAAGCAGGCCGAGGGGCAGTTCGACCTCTTCAGCGACCTTGACGGTGATGACGACGGGCAGGGTGAGGACGCGATGGGCGACGCCCAGGTCAACGTGCCCGACATCGAGGATTGGGACAAGAAGACGAGGCTCAACTTCGAGCGTGAGATGCTCGGCCTCTACGTCTCCGACCATCCGCTCTCCGGCATGACCGCGGTGCTTTCGGGCCTGCGCGACATGTCGATCGCGCACCTGATCAACAGTGCCAAGGACATCGACGAGCGCGCGCAGATCACCATCGCCGGGCTCATCACCAACGTGGACCGCAGGGTCTCCAAGCGCGGCAATCCCTGGGCCATCGTCACCATCGAGGACATGGAGAGCTCCATCCAGTGCCTCTTCTTCGGCAAGGCCTATACCCGCTGTGCCGAGGACATGGCCATCGACGAGGTGGTGCAGATTCGCGGGCAGATCGAGGAACGCGACGAGACGGTGAGCATGCGCGCCAACGACATGGTCGTGCCCACCCTCGAGGCCGAGGACGAGCGGCCGTTGGTGCTCACGCTGCCGCAGATCGCGCTCGACCGTAGGCATGTCATGCAGCTCGGGAGGGTGCTCACCAGCCATCCCGGCTACTGCGAGGTGCGGCTGGCGATCATGGACGGCAAGGGCAACGCGCAGGTGCTCACCTTCGGCGACCGGTTCCGCGTCAAGCGTGACGCCTCGCTGTTCGGCGAGATCAAGACGCTGTTCGGGCCCAGCTGCCTGCCCGCCGCCTGA
- a CDS encoding RluA family pseudouridine synthase — protein MSKLSPAPENLVGRRFDVAVSKMLGVSRSKAAQLIETGQVGVLGRDISKSGTLADTDTVEFDIAEEREEPEPIASGMAVAYEDDDVVVVDKPVGVAAHASAGWTGPTVLGSLLARGTHITSLGAPGRQGIVSRLDVGTSGLMLVCKSDLAYKEMRHQFAAHEVVKTYHALVQGNLKDDKATIEAPIGRAKVSDFRFTVTAAGKPAVTHWDVLERFGEATLVSVNLETGRTHQIRVHFSSIGHPLVGDPMYGGNPVLAKRLGLDRQWLHAMQLEFKHPRTRVWTTVKSHYPMDLHNALQLLRDEKDEKMGEPGDER, from the coding sequence ATGTCGAAGCTCTCGCCGGCTCCCGAGAACCTGGTGGGCAGACGCTTCGACGTCGCCGTCTCCAAGATGCTCGGTGTATCGCGCTCGAAGGCGGCCCAGCTCATCGAGACCGGCCAGGTGGGTGTGCTCGGCCGCGACATCTCGAAATCCGGCACTTTGGCCGACACCGACACCGTGGAATTCGACATCGCCGAGGAGCGCGAGGAGCCCGAACCCATCGCCTCCGGCATGGCCGTGGCCTACGAGGACGACGACGTGGTGGTGGTCGACAAGCCCGTCGGCGTGGCGGCACACGCCTCCGCCGGTTGGACCGGGCCCACCGTGCTCGGCAGCCTGCTGGCACGTGGCACGCATATCACCTCGCTGGGAGCGCCGGGGCGCCAGGGCATCGTCAGCAGACTCGACGTGGGTACCAGCGGGCTCATGCTCGTCTGCAAGTCCGATCTCGCCTACAAGGAGATGCGCCATCAATTCGCCGCGCACGAGGTCGTCAAGACCTACCACGCCCTGGTGCAGGGCAATCTCAAGGACGACAAGGCCACCATCGAGGCGCCCATCGGCCGGGCCAAGGTCTCGGATTTCCGCTTCACCGTCACCGCCGCGGGCAAACCGGCCGTCACCCACTGGGATGTGCTCGAGCGCTTCGGCGAGGCCACGCTGGTCAGCGTGAACCTCGAGACGGGCCGCACCCACCAGATCCGCGTGCACTTCTCGTCCATCGGCCACCCGCTGGTCGGCGACCCGATGTATGGCGGCAACCCGGTGCTTGCCAAGCGTCTCGGGCTCGACCGGCAGTGGCTGCACGCCATGCAGCTGGAGTTCAAGCACCCGCGCACCCGGGTGTGGACCACGGTGAAATCGCACTATCCAATGGATTTGCACAACGCCTTACAGTTGCTGCGTGACGAGAAGGACGAGAAAATGGGTGAGCCCGGAGACGAGCGGTAG
- a CDS encoding cell division protein SepF, which produces MAGYMKKAMSYLGMTDVVDDDDELVDDEPDSTDFDSDATVAPVLQQSTSASTAQAAPSHGSRTFPAGRLSRIATICPKSYDDAQKVGRAVRDGIPVVLNLTGLAESVAYRIVDFSAGVVFGVRGSIERVTPRVFLLSPSQVKIKVEDAKDADSDLF; this is translated from the coding sequence ATGGCTGGGTATATGAAAAAGGCGATGTCGTATCTGGGCATGACGGACGTGGTCGATGACGATGACGAGTTGGTGGACGACGAGCCGGACTCCACCGATTTCGACTCCGACGCCACCGTGGCTCCCGTGCTCCAGCAGTCCACGAGCGCGTCGACGGCCCAGGCCGCGCCGAGCCACGGCTCCAGGACCTTCCCGGCCGGCAGGCTCAGCCGCATCGCCACCATCTGCCCGAAGTCCTACGACGACGCGCAGAAGGTCGGGCGTGCCGTGCGCGACGGCATCCCCGTGGTCCTCAACCTCACCGGCCTGGCCGAGTCCGTGGCCTATCGCATCGTCGATTTCTCCGCCGGCGTGGTCTTCGGTGTGCGCGGTTCCATCGAACGTGTGACCCCGAGGGTCTTCCTCCTGAGCCCCTCCCAGGTGAAGATCAAGGTCGAGGACGCCAAAGACGCCGACAGCGATCTCTTCTGA
- a CDS encoding signal peptidase II, which translates to MKANDAKRLRVRVAVFLAVALLALLVDRVTKIWAAHALGDGRTIVVIPRLLSLTLVHNPGASLGLGSSVTWLISCVAFVACLVMAYFALTTVSLWWTVGLGLGFAGAMGNLIDRVIYADGFVNGRVVDFLNYGWSVGNVADIILMVAAAIIIVLILAQVPFSRHDVEDGSAPHDADAADNTNISDAANVADDLNAADNSNIAAAESDVHTGGVV; encoded by the coding sequence ATGAAGGCTAACGATGCAAAACGGCTGCGCGTTCGCGTGGCCGTTTTCCTTGCCGTAGCGCTGCTCGCGCTCCTCGTCGACAGGGTCACCAAGATCTGGGCCGCCCACGCCCTCGGCGACGGCAGGACCATCGTCGTCATTCCACGGCTGCTGTCGCTCACCTTGGTGCACAACCCTGGGGCCTCGCTGGGCCTCGGCTCGTCGGTGACCTGGCTGATCTCATGCGTGGCGTTTGTGGCGTGCCTGGTGATGGCCTATTTCGCCCTGACCACCGTCTCGCTGTGGTGGACCGTCGGGCTTGGGCTCGGCTTCGCGGGGGCGATGGGCAACCTCATCGACCGTGTGATCTACGCCGACGGCTTTGTGAACGGCCGGGTGGTCGATTTTCTCAATTACGGATGGTCCGTGGGCAACGTGGCCGACATCATCCTGATGGTCGCGGCCGCCATCATCATCGTGCTGATCCTCGCGCAGGTGCCTTTCAGCAGACATGACGTCGAGGACGGTTCGGCGCCGCATGATGCTGATGCCGCCGATAACACGAATATTTCCGATGCCGCGAACGTCGCTGATGACTTGAACGCCGCTGATAACTCCAATATCGCCGCCGCCGAATCAGACGTGCACACCGGGGGAGTGGTGTGA
- a CDS encoding DivIVA domain-containing protein, whose amino-acid sequence MALLTPKDIREHAFQTVRFKEGYDVEEVDDFLDQVTETVEALGKQAMQGGQSTQSLGPDVSNLNTKISDLTGQVQSLTRENESLKAASAKSGDNTAQAAQIAQATQEAKLASSKLSEAEESNRALQDQNKQLKDQVDRLNAQIDQLTAQAAKTQGKQDLGDQLVAVQRERDEFRSNNENLSRQLQQARQQVEKADEQSKQLQEVSKQLEESKQRENQLRAQVSKVEPDTQTGSLQKIAGAASGASSEPERATAMLTLAMQLHDQYVDKGKAKAKEITDASQVKYQELVNKANDYSSRTRSESDDYSKRTRNEADAYSQKTRSAADGYSKEKHAEADKYESEVQKRAADYDQKTRSAAETYAQQVRDNLESQSKVMEGNIQNLKQFETEYRTRLTEFLGQLVSQVSDTSTYNKLDSANKD is encoded by the coding sequence ATGGCACTGTTAACGCCGAAGGATATCAGGGAACATGCCTTCCAGACTGTCCGTTTCAAAGAAGGCTACGACGTCGAGGAGGTCGATGACTTCCTCGATCAGGTCACCGAGACCGTGGAGGCTCTTGGCAAGCAGGCCATGCAGGGCGGCCAGTCCACGCAGTCGCTGGGCCCGGATGTCAGCAATCTCAATACCAAGATCTCTGACCTGACCGGCCAGGTGCAATCCCTGACCCGCGAGAACGAGTCGCTCAAGGCTGCCTCCGCCAAGTCCGGAGACAACACTGCGCAGGCCGCGCAGATCGCCCAGGCGACGCAGGAAGCCAAGCTCGCCTCCTCCAAGCTTTCCGAGGCCGAGGAGAGCAACCGTGCCCTCCAGGACCAGAACAAGCAGCTCAAGGACCAGGTCGACCGGCTCAACGCCCAGATCGACCAGCTCACCGCCCAGGCCGCCAAGACGCAGGGCAAGCAGGACCTCGGCGACCAGCTCGTCGCCGTGCAGCGCGAGCGCGACGAGTTCCGCTCCAACAACGAGAACCTTTCCCGCCAGCTCCAGCAGGCCCGCCAGCAGGTCGAGAAGGCCGACGAGCAGTCCAAGCAGCTCCAAGAGGTCTCCAAGCAGCTTGAGGAGTCCAAGCAGCGTGAGAACCAGCTGCGCGCGCAGGTCTCCAAGGTCGAGCCCGACACGCAGACCGGCAGCCTCCAGAAGATCGCGGGCGCCGCTTCCGGCGCGTCCAGCGAGCCCGAGCGCGCCACCGCCATGCTGACCCTGGCCATGCAGCTGCACGACCAGTACGTCGACAAGGGCAAGGCGAAGGCCAAGGAGATCACCGACGCCAGCCAGGTCAAGTACCAGGAGCTGGTCAACAAGGCCAACGATTATTCCTCCCGCACCCGCAGCGAGTCCGACGACTATAGCAAGCGCACGCGCAACGAGGCCGACGCCTACTCGCAGAAGACCCGTTCCGCCGCTGACGGCTACTCCAAGGAGAAGCACGCCGAGGCCGACAAGTACGAGTCCGAGGTGCAGAAGCGCGCGGCCGACTACGACCAGAAGACGCGTTCCGCCGCCGAGACCTACGCCCAGCAGGTGCGCGACAACCTCGAGTCCCAGTCCAAGGTCATGGAAGGCAACATCCAGAACCTCAAGCAGTTCGAGACCGAGTATCGCACCCGCCTCACCGAGTTCCTGGGCCAGCTTGTCTCCCAGGTCTCCGACACGAGCACCTACAACAAATTGGACTCGGCCAACAAGGACTGA
- a CDS encoding DUF4190 domain-containing protein produces MPTYQSQTAGNEYQVPMFDSKVSGSGERPPISDAQPQVPAGDFQTSTHGPQVPADGFRIAGGERPVAFPYGPEGAADSHAWRNGHGANAPMSKSCVTAFILGIVDIALVLVALALDRYLTRGTYNPLDVLVFLAQEVAFVVCLPFSLATVIVAVAALVQIRHPDPMTGLKPRGKSLALVGLVLGALPLIAEAVLLVLP; encoded by the coding sequence ATGCCGACCTACCAGTCACAGACGGCCGGCAACGAATACCAAGTCCCCATGTTCGATTCCAAAGTTTCGGGTTCTGGCGAAAGGCCACCGATTTCGGACGCTCAACCACAAGTTCCGGCTGGGGATTTCCAAACTTCGACGCATGGCCCACAGGTTCCTGCCGACGGCTTTCGGATTGCGGGCGGCGAGCGCCCCGTCGCCTTCCCATACGGTCCGGAAGGGGCCGCTGACAGCCATGCCTGGCGGAACGGACATGGAGCCAACGCTCCCATGTCCAAAAGCTGCGTCACGGCGTTTATTCTGGGCATCGTCGACATCGCGCTGGTCCTGGTGGCGTTGGCATTGGACCGCTACTTGACGCGCGGCACCTACAATCCGCTCGATGTGCTGGTATTCCTCGCCCAAGAAGTGGCCTTCGTGGTGTGCCTTCCGTTCAGTCTCGCCACGGTTATCGTCGCGGTCGCGGCGTTGGTGCAAATCCGTCACCCCGACCCGATGACAGGCTTGAAGCCACGGGGCAAATCCCTCGCGTTGGTGGGATTGGTACTCGGTGCTCTGCCGTTGATCGCCGAAGCAGTGTTGCTCGTTCTCCCATAG
- the dusB gene encoding tRNA dihydrouridine synthase DusB, producing MPKIAPVELGPLHIETPVVLSPMAGVTNWPFRSICRAYGPDGLYVAEMITSRALVARNPKAFRLCRFAPTEQPRSLQLYGVDPNITAQAARMVVDGNLADHVDLNFGCPVPKVTRRGGGSALPWKTDLFRELIHRVVEVCNDANIPVTAKIRVGIDADHTTFLDAARIAEDEGCAAVTLHARTTAEYYGGHSDWERIAELVDAVDIPVFGNGDIWGAEDALEMVRQTGCAGVAIGRGCQGRPWIFSDIKHAFTGSDERFNPTLGGVFKIIMAHGQLLVRFYDGDERMAVHDLRKHIAWYLKGFPVGGSTRREFMESETLADVQAVMDRLDPSITYPERVVDKPRGRVRYAKKVHVPYGWFDSRTTTHEEREQLFGDDPMDASY from the coding sequence GTGCCGAAGATCGCGCCGGTGGAGCTGGGCCCGTTGCATATCGAGACGCCGGTGGTCCTTTCTCCCATGGCGGGCGTTACCAACTGGCCGTTCCGCTCAATCTGCCGCGCGTACGGCCCCGACGGGCTCTACGTGGCCGAGATGATCACCTCGCGAGCCCTCGTGGCCCGCAATCCCAAGGCGTTCAGGCTCTGCCGCTTCGCGCCCACCGAGCAGCCCCGCTCGCTGCAGCTTTACGGCGTCGACCCCAACATCACCGCGCAGGCCGCGCGCATGGTGGTCGACGGCAATCTGGCCGACCACGTCGACCTCAACTTCGGCTGCCCGGTGCCCAAGGTCACGCGCCGTGGGGGAGGCTCCGCGCTGCCGTGGAAGACCGACCTCTTCCGCGAGCTCATCCACCGTGTGGTCGAGGTGTGCAACGATGCCAATATTCCGGTGACCGCCAAGATCCGCGTGGGCATCGACGCGGACCATACCACCTTCCTCGACGCCGCCCGCATCGCCGAGGACGAGGGGTGCGCCGCCGTCACGCTGCACGCGCGCACCACCGCCGAATATTATGGAGGCCACTCCGACTGGGAACGCATCGCCGAGCTGGTGGATGCCGTCGACATCCCCGTGTTTGGCAACGGCGACATCTGGGGTGCCGAGGACGCCTTGGAGATGGTGCGGCAGACCGGTTGCGCCGGTGTCGCCATCGGCCGCGGCTGCCAGGGTCGCCCGTGGATCTTCTCCGACATCAAGCATGCCTTCACCGGCTCCGACGAGCGGTTCAACCCGACGCTGGGCGGGGTCTTCAAGATCATCATGGCCCACGGCCAGCTGCTGGTGCGCTTCTATGACGGCGACGAGCGCATGGCCGTGCACGACCTGCGCAAGCATATCGCCTGGTATCTCAAGGGCTTCCCGGTGGGTGGCTCCACCAGACGCGAGTTCATGGAGTCCGAGACGCTGGCCGACGTGCAGGCGGTGATGGACCGGCTCGACCCGTCGATCACCTATCCGGAGCGTGTGGTCGACAAGCCCCGCGGCCGCGTGCGCTATGCGAAAAAGGTTCACGTGCCGTATGGCTGGTTCGATTCGAGGACCACCACCCACGAGGAGCGCGAACAGCTCTTCGGCGACGATCCGATGGACGCCAGCTACTGA
- the ftsZ gene encoding cell division protein FtsZ yields MSEIAQNDNFNDKTSIKVVGVGGAGGNAVNRMIAEGLQNVEFVAINTDAKDLLRSDADVKISLSDHSSRGLGAGADPEKGAKAAQDHQSDIEEALKGADMVFVTCGEGGGTGTGASPIVARAAHQQGALTIAVVTRPFAFEGPQRAASAKLGIENLRKEVDALIVIPNDRLLELSDKTIGIVDAFKTADTALLAGVQGITDLITMNSYIHVDFSDVTAILRGAGTALFGIGSARGEDRATQAAEIAISSPLLEESIEGAHGALINIAGPTDLKLQEASDATELVRKAIHPEAQIIWGLALDDSYGDEVRVTVIAAGFDSESKKSDDASALPAAGETAQLGQNDFARHDAGESGSSTLPDLDAPMISHTPEEPISNDFPDDSQGSSSEDPGDLDIPDFLR; encoded by the coding sequence GTGAGCGAGATTGCCCAGAATGACAATTTCAACGATAAGACGAGCATCAAGGTGGTCGGTGTCGGCGGTGCCGGTGGTAACGCCGTCAATCGCATGATCGCCGAAGGCTTGCAGAACGTTGAATTTGTAGCGATCAATACCGATGCGAAGGATCTGCTTCGCAGCGACGCGGATGTGAAGATCTCGCTGAGCGACCATTCCAGCCGAGGGCTGGGCGCCGGGGCCGACCCCGAGAAAGGCGCGAAGGCCGCGCAGGACCACCAGTCCGACATCGAGGAGGCGCTTAAGGGCGCCGATATGGTCTTCGTCACCTGCGGCGAGGGCGGCGGCACTGGAACTGGCGCAAGCCCTATCGTCGCGCGTGCGGCTCACCAGCAGGGTGCGCTGACTATCGCTGTGGTCACCCGTCCGTTCGCCTTCGAGGGACCGCAGCGCGCGGCCTCCGCCAAGCTGGGCATCGAGAACCTGCGCAAGGAAGTCGACGCGCTCATCGTCATTCCCAACGACCGTCTCCTGGAGCTTTCCGACAAGACCATCGGCATCGTCGACGCCTTCAAGACCGCCGACACCGCGTTGCTCGCCGGCGTGCAGGGCATCACCGACCTGATCACGATGAACTCCTATATTCACGTCGACTTCTCCGACGTCACCGCGATTCTGCGCGGCGCGGGCACCGCCCTCTTCGGCATCGGCTCGGCACGTGGCGAGGACCGCGCCACCCAGGCCGCCGAGATCGCCATCAGCTCGCCGCTTCTGGAGGAGAGCATCGAGGGCGCTCATGGTGCGCTCATCAACATCGCGGGTCCGACGGATCTCAAGCTGCAGGAGGCCAGCGACGCCACCGAGCTGGTGCGCAAGGCCATCCACCCCGAGGCCCAGATCATCTGGGGCCTCGCGCTCGACGATTCCTATGGCGACGAGGTGCGTGTCACCGTCATCGCCGCGGGCTTCGATTCGGAGTCGAAGAAGAGCGACGACGCCTCCGCGCTCCCGGCCGCTGGTGAGACCGCGCAGCTTGGTCAGAACGATTTCGCGCGGCACGACGCCGGCGAATCCGGCTCCAGCACGCTGCCGGATCTCGACGCCCCCATGATCTCCCACACCCCGGAGGAGCCCATCTCCAACGACTTCCCGGATGACTCGCAGGGCTCCTCGTCCGAGGATCCCGGCGATTTGGACATTCCCGATTTTCTGCGCTGA